The DNA region GATTTCGGTCACCATCTGGAGACCCTTGGAGAAAGTCTTAGCGCCAACCGGAGCGATCATGAATTCCTGGAAGTCGATCGGAGCGGAAGAGTGAGCACCGCCGTTAATGACGTTGCACATCGGGCAGGGGAGAGTGAGCTTGGTGGTGCCGTGCAGCTTAGCGATGTACTGGTACAGAGGCATGCCAGCATCATTAGCAGCAGCAACGCAAACAGCCATGGAAACACCGAGGATAGCGTTTGCACCGAGCTTGTTCTTGAGCATGCGGTTGCCATCGAGAGCGATCATAGCGTCATCAACTTCGGTCTGCTTAGCAGGATCCATGCCGATGATCTTCTTAGCAATCTTGGTGTTGACATTCTTAACAGCGGTGAGGGTGCCCTTACCGAGGTAAGTCTTCTTGTCACCATCGCGGAGTTCGCAAGCTTCGCGTTCACCGGTGGAAGCACCACTGGGAACTGCAGCGTGACCGGTCACACCGTTTTCGAGGGTAACATCAACTTCGAGGGAGGGATTGCCGCGAGAGTCGAGGATCTGGCGAGCAACAACGGACTTAATTTTAGAAGCCATTTTATTTGACCTTTGGTTAGAGTGAAAAAATTTTCAACTATGCAGCAATATAGAAAAAGGCGAATGACGTGGCAAAAGCATTTATGCTTTTGACATGTTTGAGCCGCACTATATGCGCTCGAAGAGCGCCATATAAAAAGTGTTTAGTGGTTAGGAAAATGCGGGTGAAAAACACAACACCCATAATGAATCCTCCTAACGATTCCTTTGTAACATTACGAACAAATTAAAAAAGTGAATTCGAACTTACCACACCATCAGGCGAATTCCCGCCCACAAGGTATTATAGTCAAAATCCGGATAATCTTCACCCATCACCACAGGAACCTCCATGGTGTAGGACACGGCACCACCAAGATAGACGCTTTCCGTTATGGGCCAGACCTCCCCAGCCCCTACGGCGACAAAGCCCGCGGATGCGCCAAGGTGCGTCCCGAACATCACGGACCGTCTGTCACTGAAGGGATAGAACGACGTTCCCATTCCCAAGAAAGTACGATATCCCCAGACATCCTTCTGCTTGGTACGGTCACAATATTCGTCGCCATCACGGTTGATTCTATGGTCGTCAATCTTGTAGTCCCCATAGGCAAAACCCAGCTCCAAATTAGCATACACGGTAAATTTACCGATCACGACACCGGCCTTAAAGCCCAGTGCGGGGCCAACGCCTTCAAAGCTGTCCTTGTCGCCATTTTGTTCATATTCCGTATCGAAACCGAAATAGGAAGCCCCTAACGACGCTTCAAAAAAAGTATTTGATTTTTCTCCCCCTCTGCAAACGCAGAAGTGAGGAACCCCAAAGACAACAGACATACCGTCGTTGCAATTCTCATGCGAACTCTCCTTTCACCCATTTTTCCTTTCCCAATTTCAAATATACTATCAAAAAAAAACAAAAAGCAAAAAAGGGCCTGCGATTTCTCGCAGGTCCCTTTTTGACGCCTTCGGCGTCTGCACTGCGGCTCGGTCATAGAATCAAGCATACTTGATTCTGCGACACTCACCTTACGTGCTACTCTAGGATACTACAAAAGAAAAGGTTCCACTTTTCAGTGGAACCTTTCCTTCTAGGAAAATTTCTTTCGCAAGAATTAGAAACGGAAGTGAGCGAAAGCCTTGTTAGCTTCAGCCATCTTGTGGGTATCGTTCTTCTTACGAACAGCGTTGCCTTCACCGTTCTTTGCAGCAACGAGTTCTGCAGAGAGACGCTGAGCCATGTTGGGTTCGTTGCGCTTACGAGCAGCGTCGAGCAACCAGCGGAGAGCCAGAGCCTTGGCGCGGTCCGGTGCGACTTCCATCGGAACCTGGTAGTTTGCACCACCGATACGGCGGGACTTAACTTCCAGCTTCGGCTTGATGTTGTCGAGGCACATTTCGAACTTTTCGAGAGCGGTTTCAGAACCTTCGATCTTCTTGTCGAGAGTTTCGAGGGTGGTGTAAACGATCTGTTCAGCGATGGTCTTCTTGCCCTGCTTCAGGACAACACCGACCAGTTCGGTAACGAGAGTAGACTTGTAACGCGGATCCGGGAGGATGGAGCGATGGAGAGCCTTTCTTCTTCTAGACATAGTTTACCTTCCTTTCCTTACTTCTTTGCCGGAGCGGCGCCTTTCTTCTTAACACCGTACTTGGAACGACCGTTCTGACGACCGTTAACAGCCTGGGTATCCAGGGTGCCACGGATGATGTGGTAACGAACACCCGGAACGTCCTTCACACGACCACCGCGGATGAGCACGATGGAGTGTTCCTGGAGGTTGTGGCCTTCACCGGGGATGTAAGCGGTAACTTCCATCTTGTTGGAAAGGCGTACACGAGCGATCTTACGAAGAGCGGAGTTCGGCTTCTTCGGGGTGCTGGTATAAACACGGGTGCAAACGCCGCGCTTCTGGGGGCAGGACTTCAAGGCCACGGAAGCGGTCTTGTTGCTGATCTGTTCACGTCCGTTGCGGACGAGCTGTTGAATAGTAGGCACTTTTTAATCTCCTAGATTTTTGGAGTGCAAATATAGTTCATATTTCCAATTATTTCAAGTACTTAGCGCAAATTACTCGGAATCATCCTCATCGGAGGAGCCAACTTCGTTATCCAGCATCTGGATATCGCCGGCGTTATATTCCTCGAAAGTTGCAGAAGCACTTGTCGGCCGAGCAGCTGCTTCCGCCTCAGCATCAGCGTCAACCACCTGGACGTTCCTCAGATGGCGGGCACCGGTACCACACGGAATCAGACGACCCATAATCACGTTTTCCTTAAGGCCCATGAGCGGGTCCACGCTACCTTCGATGGAAGCGCGGGTAAGGATCTTAGTGGTTTCCTGGAAGGAGCAGGCAGAAATGAAGCTGTCTGTTGCCAAGGAAGCCTTCGTGATACCAAGGAGCATCGGCGTGAAGGTCGCCGGAGTCTTACCGACAGCAAGCAACTGATCGTTGATTGCGCGGAGACGGGCCTTGGAAATTTCTTCGCCCGGGAGCAGTTCGGAATCACCGGAAGTCTCGATTCGGACCTTGCGCATCATCTGGCGAACGATACATTCGATGTGCTTATCTGCGATAGCCACACCCTGCAGGCGGTAAACTGCCTGGATTTCGTTAACCAAGTGGCGCTGGACTTCTTCAGGACCGATTTCCTTGAGAGCAAGGATATCGCGGGGATCCACGCTACCTTCGCTGATCTTCTGACCAGCACGGACACGGTCACCTTCGTTGACCGCCAGATGAACGCCGCGAGGAACCAGCACTTTCTCTTCGACATCATCCATTTTGATAAACACAGCCTGGTTGTTACGTACGTCTTCGATACGGTCTACCAAGCCATCGATCGGGGCAATGAATGCCCTGTTCTTCGGAGTACGAGCTTCGAAAAGTTCTGCGACGCGGGGAAGACCACCAGTAATGTCTCGGGTCTTACCTGCAGCACGCGGGAGCTTAGCAACGGTCTGACCGACGGTCACAGCATCACCGGACTTCACAGTCAGGATGGCGCCATCAGGCAGCATGTAGTTACCCAGCTTGGTGTTGGAACCATCCACAACCGTCACTGCCGGATGGAGGTCCTTCTTACCGTGCTGCTTGTCGCTAATAACGATCCAGGTTTCGTTGCCAGTGACTTCGTCGGTTTCCACACGATAGGTGCGGTTTTCGACCATGTCCGTAAGAACGACCTTACCGGAAACGTTAGAGATAATGGGGCTGTTATACGGATCCCATTCGAACATGACGTCGCCCTTCTTGACGGCTGCGCCATTTTCGACGTAGACGATTGCGCCATACGGAATCTGGTAACGACCCTTGTTAATACCTGTGGTATCGTAGATCACGAGTTCTGCCATACGGCTGGTAACAACCTTCTGACCTTCGTGAACAACGGTTTCCAACTGTTCAAGTTCAACATGGCCATCCACGGAGGCCTTCTTGTTGCTTTCAACAGTCAAACGAGAAGATGCACCACCGATATGGAAGGTACGGAGCGTCAGCTGAGTACCCGGTTCACCGATGGACTGTGCAGCGAGCACGCCAACAGCTTCACCCAGGTCAACCGGACGACCGGAAGCCAGCATACGGCCATAGCACTTGGAGCAGACACCAGTACGGGAGTCGCAAGTGAGCACGGAACGCATCTTGATGTGTTCCAGACCGGTAGCGCTGATCTTACCGAGATCGCGTTCCTGAACCAGTTCGCCAGCCTTCACGATGACTTCGCCGGTCACGGGGTGAACGATGTCGTTCACAGGTGCGCGACCCAGGAGACGTTCTTCGAGGGCGATGATGGTATCGTCACCATCCTTAAAGGCGGACATATCAATACCGTTAGTGGTACCGCAGTCTTCTTCGGTAATCACCAAGTCCTGACCAACGTCAACCAGACGACGGGTAAGGTAACCAGCGTCAGCGGTCTTCAGAGCGGTATCAGCAAGACCCTTACGAGCACCGTGAGAGGAAATGAAGTATTCCATCACGTTCAAGCCTTCGCGGAAGCAGGACTTAATCGGGTTTTCAATAACTTCCTGACCACCCAGCTGCTTGATCGGCTTCTGCATCAGACCACGCATACCGGAAAGCTGCTTAATCTGTTCGCGGCTACCACGAGCGCCGGAGTCAGCCATCATGTAGACGGGGTTGAAGCCATCGCGGTCGTTGGAGAGCAGTTCCCACTGCTTGCCTGCAACTTCTGCGGTAGTCTTGGACCACACGTCGATGGTCTGGTTATAACGTTCACCGTCAGTAATCACACCGTCTTCGTACAGGCTACGGATGTTGGACACCTGTTCTGCAGCCTTGTCCAGCATTTCCTGCTTTTCCTTGGGGATCACCATTTCGGCGATAGCCACGGAGGAACCAGCGCGGGTTGCCCACTTATAACCGTTGGCCTTCAGGTCATCCAGGTAGTCAACCGTTACGCGGTTGCCGGTACGACGGTACAGGTCATCGATAGACTTTGCAATTACCTTCTTGCCGAAGGTTTCGTTTGCGTAACCCAGGGCGTTCGGTACAAATTCATTGAAGATGATACGGCCGACGGTAGTCTTGATCACGTTCTCTTCCTTGAGGGTCAGGAACTTGATCTTTTCGCCAGACTTAACTTCAACTTCGAGAACGCCATTGTCATCCGGTTCTTCGCGAACCATGGTGCAAGCCTTTTCGACTGCGCCCATGTAGATCTTGCGACCTGCGGGGAGCTTCAGGTAAACGTAAGCGTTCAGATCAACCACACCGTTTTCGTAAGCGCGGATGGCTTCGGCGGGGTCGAAGAAATGCATGCCTTCGCCCTTGCGACCCGGACGGGGCTTGGTCAGGTAGTACAGACCCAGCACGATGTCCTGGCCCGGCACAGCAATCGGCTGACCGGAAGCGGGGTGAAGAATGTTGTTGGAAGACAGCATGAGGACGCGGCATTCCAACTGAGTTTCGAAAGACAGCGGGAGGTGGCAAGCCATCTGGTCACCGTCGAAGTCTGCGTTAAATGCAGTACAGACGAGGGGGTGCAGGCGGATTGCGTTACCTTCGATGAGCTTCGGGTAGAAGGCCTGGATACCGAGGCGGTGCAGAGTAGGTGCACGGTTCAGCATCACCGGATGGTCTTCAATAATCTGTTCCAGAATGTCCCAAACTTCAGGACGTTCTGCGTCCACGTACTTCTTAGCGGACTTCAGGGTATAAACGATGCCTTCTTCTTCCAAGCGCTGGATAATGAACGGCTTGTAGAGTTCCAAGGCCATACGCTTCGGGAGACCGCACTGGTGCATGCGAAGTTCCGGGCCCACCACAATAACGGAACGGCCGGAGTAGTCCACACGCTTACCGAGAAGGTTCATACGGAAGCGACCCTGCTTACCCTTCAGGAGTTCTGCAAGGCTCTTCATGGGGCGAGCAGAACCTGCACGGGCGGCGCGGCGCGGGCTGTCGAACAGCTGGTCAACAGCTTCCTGCAGCATACGCTTTTCGTTGCAGAGAATAACATTCGGGGCACGGATATCAACCAGCTTCTTCAAGCGGTTGTTACGGTTGATCACGCGACGATAGAGTTCGTTCAGGTCGGAAGTTGCGAAACGGCCACCTTCCAGGGGAACGAGAGGACGCAGATCAGGGGGGATCACCGGAAGAACGTCGAGAATCATCCAGGACGGCTGGTTAGCCAGCAGGCGGGATTCAGACGGATAGCGGTGACGGAAAGCTTCGTAAGCGTCAGCCAGGATGAACTTTTCAACCTTGCCTTCGTAGTCGGCCTTGAATTCGGCAACGGCTTCAGCAAGGCCCTTGAGCCAAGGCTGCTTGGTATCCTGTTCACGAGCTGCTTCCGGATTTTCGTAGTAGGACTTGAAGCTGTCCATCTGGGACTTGCGGAAAGAATCCACAATCTTGAGGCGCTTCAGGGCTTCGTCCTTCTTGGTCTTGGAAGTAGAGGTAGCCTGGATACGGAGATCTTCGGAAAGCTTGGTCAGGTCAACGCGGTCAAGCAGCTGCTTGATAGCGGAGGCACCCATCTTGGCGTCAAACTGACGGCCTTCGTTGGTGAGGTCCTGATACTGAGCTTCGTCGATCAGAGTGTTGGGTTCCAGATCGGTGGTACCCGGATCGATCACTACATACTTTTCGTAGTAGATGATGTTGTCCAGGTCCTTAGTGGAAAGGTTCAGGAGGGCACCGATGACGCAGGGCTGGTTACGGACGAACCAGGTGTGAGTCAGAGGAATAGCCAGTTCGATATGGCCCATGTACTTACGGCGAACGTTGGAGTGGGTAACTTCCACACCGCAACGGTCACAAACGACACCCTTGTAACGGATACGCTTGAACTTACCGCAGTTACATTCCCAGTTCTTCACAGGTCCGAAGATCTTTTCGCAGAAAAGACCATCCTTTTCGGGCTTGAAAGAACGATAGTTAATGGTTTCCGGCTTGGTCACTTCACCATGAGACCAGCTGCGGATCATGTCCGGTGCAGCCAGGTGAATCGAAATGTCACCAGAATTTTCAAACTGTTCTGTCATTTCTTCAGCCATATTACTTCTCTCCATTGGTCTGAATATTGAGACCCAAAGAACGAACTTCGCGAATCATAACGTTAAAGGATTCAGGTACACCCGGGCGAGGAGTGTTCTGACCACGGACGATAGCGTCGTAGACCTTGGAACGACCCTGGACATCGTCAGACTTGACGGTGAGGAGTTCCTGCAAGGTGTATGCGGCACCGTATGCTTCCATAGCCCACACTTCCATTTCACCGAAGCGCTGACCACCGAACTGGCTCTTACCGCCCAGAGGCTGCTGAGTAACCAGTGCGTAGGAACCGATAGAACGAGCATGAATCTTGTCGTCTACCAAGTGGCCCAGCTTCAGGTAGTACATGTAACCGATGGTCACGGGGTTCAAGAATGCTTCACCAGTACGGCCGTCATAGAGCTTTGCCTTACCGATGATCTTGTTGTTGTCCGGATCCATTTCGTAGTTAACGATGGGGTTCTTTTCGTAAGCCTTCTTGAGTTCTTCACAAATGTCTTCGAACTTGGCACCGTCGAACACGGGAGTGGTAACCTTGAAGCCGAGGGTCTTTGCAGCCCAGCCCAAGTGCACTTCCAGCACCTGACCGATGTTCATACGAGAAGGCACGCCCAGCGGGTTCAGAAGAATCTGCAGCGGACGACCGTCTTCGGTAAACGGCATGTCTTCGACGGGAACGATCTTGGAGACCACACCCTTGTTACCATGGCGACCTGCCATCTTGTCACCGATGGAGAGGCAACGCTTCTTGGCAATGTAGACCTTAACGCTCTTGAGAACGCCGGGCTTCAGTTCGTCGCCCTTAGTCACCTTGTCAATTTCCTTTTCCATGGTACGGGTCAAGGTATCCAGGTTGTCGCGTGCAACCAGCACGAGAGTGAGAACTCTTTCCTGAAGTTCGTCGTCGCCGACAACGAAGGTAGAAGCCGGAGAAACCTTGGTCACGTCGATAGCGCGGAGGTTCTGTTCGGTGTAGGTCTGGCCTTCGCGAATCAGGAGTTCATGAGTTTCGTTGTCCATCACCTTGCCAGCAGCCTTGCCGCCCAGCAATTCGAACAGGTGTTCAGAGCAGGATTCCTTGATCTTGTCGATCTGAACCTGGAAGTTAGCGCGGATTTCTGCGATAGTTTCCTGGTCCTTTTCCTTGCTATTCTTGTCAGCCTTGTCCTTCTTGCTGAAGACGCGGGTTTCGAGCACGATGCCCTTCATTCCCGGAGGAGCCTTCAGGGAGGTGTCACGTACATCGCCGGCCTTTTCGCCGAAGATTGCACGGAGCAAACGTTCTTCCGGAGACAGTTCAGTTTCACCCTTCGGAGTAACCTTACCGACGAGGATATCGTCAGCGGTAACTTCTGCACCGACGCGAACCACACCGTTTTCGTCCAGGTTGCGAAGAGCGTCTTCGCCAACGTTGGGGATTTCGCGGGTCAGTTCTTCCGGGCCGCGCTTGGTGTCGCGAACTTCCATTTCGTATTCTTCGATATGGATGGAAGTGAAGGTGTCCTTGATTGCCAGTTCTTCGGAAATGATAACGGCGTCTTCGTAGTTATAACCATTCCACGGGAGGAAGCCGATCAAAATGTTCTTACCAAGAGCCAGTTCGCCGTGATCGGTGGAGACACCGTCAGCCAGCACGTCGCCAGCCTTCACGAAGTCGCCAACGTTAACGATGGGCTTCTGGTTGATGCAGGAATCCTGGTTGGAACGTTCGAACTTACGCAGAACGTATTCGTCAATAGGATCCTTGCCGAGGAATTCGTAGTTTTCGCCGAGACCGGTGAGAGGCACAAAGTTGCCATCGACCATGTCGCCGCGTTCAACAACAACGTTACGAGCGTCAACGAACTTGATACGGCCATCGTGCTTTGCACGAACGACGGTACCGGAGTCGAGAGCTGCACGACGTTCCAGGCCAGTGCCAACCACGGGGGCTTCTGCACGGAGCAGAGGCACAGCCTGACGCTGCATGTTAGAACCCATCAATGCACGGTTAGCATCGTCATGTTCGAGGAACGGGATAAGACCTGCAGCCACGGACACGATCTGCATGGGAGCCACGTCCATGAGGTCGATACGGTCAGTTTCGAAGTCGTCGAGAGCGATGGAATCCTGACGCATGACGTGCGGGTATTCACTCTTGTCACGAACGATTACGTAACCGTCCATGTCGCCCTTGAAGCGGTTGTCGTCGGTGAGTTCGGTAGAAGCCGGAGCCACCTTGAATTCGTCTTCTTCATCAGCGGTGAGGAAGATGATGTAATCAGAAACGATCTGTTCAATGGTAGTGCCAACCTGTTCGTAGTCGGGCTTGCCGTTGAAGTCTTCAACAGTGAGGCCGTTACGGTAGTAGGTCACTTCACCTTCAGCGTCCTTGAATGCGAATACTTTGTTCACAAAGCCTTCGAAGAGGTCACGCTGCTTGTTGTCCAGGTTCATGCGAACGGAGTCGATCTGCTTCTTGGTCAGTTCCAGTTCGAGGAACAGGTGCGGATCGTGGACGAAAGCCTTGAAGATGCCGTAGTGCCACTTGGACACGGGAGCCTTCACGATGTTGCCCTGAGCATCCTTGAAGTCTACGAGACCCACGATACGATACGGGGTTTCGATGAAGCCGTACTGGTTAACGACTGCGAAGGAAGCGAGGGAGTTGATAAGACCGATGTTCGGGCCTTCCGGAGTTTCGATCGGGCAGAGACGGCCGTAGTGAGTGTAGTGCACGTCACGGACTTCGAAGCCTGCGCGTTCGCGGGAAAGACCACCAGGACCAAGAGCGGAGAGACGACGCTTGTGAGTAAGTTCAGAAAGCGGGTTCATCTGGTCCATGAACTGGGACAGCTGGCTGGAGCCGAAGAAGGCCTGCACAACGGTGGACACCATACGGGTGTTGACCAGTTCACGAGGAGTAGTCTGTTCGTCTTCGCCGTGGAGAGTGAGGTTTTCACGGATCACACGGGACATACGAGAAAGGCCTACAGAGATCTGGTTAGCGAGAAGTTCGCCAACGGACCTGGTACGGCGGTTGCCCAAGTGGTCGATATCATCGAGGGAGTAACCATCGGTACCATTGTAGAGACCAACCATGTATTCGATCATGGCGAGGAAGTCTGCCTTGCTCATGGTCATGGTCTGGTTGGACGGAATCTTGAATTCAGGACCGAGTTCAGCGAGGACTTCGCGGATTTCAGCCTTGTTGTAAATCTTTGCGTTCAGACGGTTACGACCCACTTCGCCAAGATCATACTTGTGGGGGTCGGTCAAGAACTGGCTGTCGAAGTAAAGTTCGGCAGTGCGCATGTCAGGAGCTTCATCCTGCTGCTGGTGAGTCACGGAG from Fibrobacter sp. UWEL includes:
- the rpsG gene encoding 30S ribosomal protein S7, encoding MSRRRKALHRSILPDPRYKSTLVTELVGVVLKQGKKTIAEQIVYTTLETLDKKIEGSETALEKFEMCLDNIKPKLEVKSRRIGGANYQVPMEVAPDRAKALALRWLLDAARKRNEPNMAQRLSAELVAAKNGEGNAVRKKNDTHKMAEANKAFAHFRF
- the rpoC gene encoding DNA-directed RNA polymerase subunit beta' produces the protein MAEEMTEQFENSGDISIHLAAPDMIRSWSHGEVTKPETINYRSFKPEKDGLFCEKIFGPVKNWECNCGKFKRIRYKGVVCDRCGVEVTHSNVRRKYMGHIELAIPLTHTWFVRNQPCVIGALLNLSTKDLDNIIYYEKYVVIDPGTTDLEPNTLIDEAQYQDLTNEGRQFDAKMGASAIKQLLDRVDLTKLSEDLRIQATSTSKTKKDEALKRLKIVDSFRKSQMDSFKSYYENPEAAREQDTKQPWLKGLAEAVAEFKADYEGKVEKFILADAYEAFRHRYPSESRLLANQPSWMILDVLPVIPPDLRPLVPLEGGRFATSDLNELYRRVINRNNRLKKLVDIRAPNVILCNEKRMLQEAVDQLFDSPRRAARAGSARPMKSLAELLKGKQGRFRMNLLGKRVDYSGRSVIVVGPELRMHQCGLPKRMALELYKPFIIQRLEEEGIVYTLKSAKKYVDAERPEVWDILEQIIEDHPVMLNRAPTLHRLGIQAFYPKLIEGNAIRLHPLVCTAFNADFDGDQMACHLPLSFETQLECRVLMLSSNNILHPASGQPIAVPGQDIVLGLYYLTKPRPGRKGEGMHFFDPAEAIRAYENGVVDLNAYVYLKLPAGRKIYMGAVEKACTMVREEPDDNGVLEVEVKSGEKIKFLTLKEENVIKTTVGRIIFNEFVPNALGYANETFGKKVIAKSIDDLYRRTGNRVTVDYLDDLKANGYKWATRAGSSVAIAEMVIPKEKQEMLDKAAEQVSNIRSLYEDGVITDGERYNQTIDVWSKTTAEVAGKQWELLSNDRDGFNPVYMMADSGARGSREQIKQLSGMRGLMQKPIKQLGGQEVIENPIKSCFREGLNVMEYFISSHGARKGLADTALKTADAGYLTRRLVDVGQDLVITEEDCGTTNGIDMSAFKDGDDTIIALEERLLGRAPVNDIVHPVTGEVIVKAGELVQERDLGKISATGLEHIKMRSVLTCDSRTGVCSKCYGRMLASGRPVDLGEAVGVLAAQSIGEPGTQLTLRTFHIGGASSRLTVESNKKASVDGHVELEQLETVVHEGQKVVTSRMAELVIYDTTGINKGRYQIPYGAIVYVENGAAVKKGDVMFEWDPYNSPIISNVSGKVVLTDMVENRTYRVETDEVTGNETWIVISDKQHGKKDLHPAVTVVDGSNTKLGNYMLPDGAILTVKSGDAVTVGQTVAKLPRAAGKTRDITGGLPRVAELFEARTPKNRAFIAPIDGLVDRIEDVRNNQAVFIKMDDVEEKVLVPRGVHLAVNEGDRVRAGQKISEGSVDPRDILALKEIGPEEVQRHLVNEIQAVYRLQGVAIADKHIECIVRQMMRKVRIETSGDSELLPGEEISKARLRAINDQLLAVGKTPATFTPMLLGITKASLATDSFISACSFQETTKILTRASIEGSVDPLMGLKENVIMGRLIPCGTGARHLRNVQVVDADAEAEAAARPTSASATFEEYNAGDIQMLDNEVGSSDEDDSE
- the rpsL gene encoding 30S ribosomal protein S12; its protein translation is MPTIQQLVRNGREQISNKTASVALKSCPQKRGVCTRVYTSTPKKPNSALRKIARVRLSNKMEVTAYIPGEGHNLQEHSIVLIRGGRVKDVPGVRYHIIRGTLDTQAVNGRQNGRSKYGVKKKGAAPAKK
- the rpoB gene encoding DNA-directed RNA polymerase subunit beta, translating into MTTERKSYSSNKFQLELPYLIEVQKASYEQFLQKDIPQEKRLTVGLQRVFKDIFPITDVKGLFSLNYEGYYFGIPKYSIPECRERGLTYSMELFATLSLQIFEEDGEDRKLKEEVKNDVLVCELPIMTENGTFIVNGAERVVVSQLHRSYGVSFSDELQPTGRTDYKSRIIPHRGAWVEFNTEGDVLYLIIDRKKKLAATAMLRCIGFETTQEILKLFYKKTDKVNFKEMFSQIDENGVSVLTDRIVFEDVIDTSTGEVIVAANTVLDDKKLAALDQSDVEEIVLLSKDEDNLLMHYTLAADKTKSREEALKAIYSVTHQQQDEAPDMRTAELYFDSQFLTDPHKYDLGEVGRNRLNAKIYNKAEIREVLAELGPEFKIPSNQTMTMSKADFLAMIEYMVGLYNGTDGYSLDDIDHLGNRRTRSVGELLANQISVGLSRMSRVIRENLTLHGEDEQTTPRELVNTRMVSTVVQAFFGSSQLSQFMDQMNPLSELTHKRRLSALGPGGLSRERAGFEVRDVHYTHYGRLCPIETPEGPNIGLINSLASFAVVNQYGFIETPYRIVGLVDFKDAQGNIVKAPVSKWHYGIFKAFVHDPHLFLELELTKKQIDSVRMNLDNKQRDLFEGFVNKVFAFKDAEGEVTYYRNGLTVEDFNGKPDYEQVGTTIEQIVSDYIIFLTADEEDEFKVAPASTELTDDNRFKGDMDGYVIVRDKSEYPHVMRQDSIALDDFETDRIDLMDVAPMQIVSVAAGLIPFLEHDDANRALMGSNMQRQAVPLLRAEAPVVGTGLERRAALDSGTVVRAKHDGRIKFVDARNVVVERGDMVDGNFVPLTGLGENYEFLGKDPIDEYVLRKFERSNQDSCINQKPIVNVGDFVKAGDVLADGVSTDHGELALGKNILIGFLPWNGYNYEDAVIISEELAIKDTFTSIHIEEYEMEVRDTKRGPEELTREIPNVGEDALRNLDENGVVRVGAEVTADDILVGKVTPKGETELSPEERLLRAIFGEKAGDVRDTSLKAPPGMKGIVLETRVFSKKDKADKNSKEKDQETIAEIRANFQVQIDKIKESCSEHLFELLGGKAAGKVMDNETHELLIREGQTYTEQNLRAIDVTKVSPASTFVVGDDELQERVLTLVLVARDNLDTLTRTMEKEIDKVTKGDELKPGVLKSVKVYIAKKRCLSIGDKMAGRHGNKGVVSKIVPVEDMPFTEDGRPLQILLNPLGVPSRMNIGQVLEVHLGWAAKTLGFKVTTPVFDGAKFEDICEELKKAYEKNPIVNYEMDPDNNKIIGKAKLYDGRTGEAFLNPVTIGYMYYLKLGHLVDDKIHARSIGSYALVTQQPLGGKSQFGGQRFGEMEVWAMEAYGAAYTLQELLTVKSDDVQGRSKVYDAIVRGQNTPRPGVPESFNVMIREVRSLGLNIQTNGEK